The Streptococcus mitis genomic sequence CTGAGTAGGCATAGGCGTGTGACCTGTTAAAACCATAACCAGCAAACTTCTCCATGACATCAAAGACCTGCTCTGCTTTTTCCGCAGTATGACCTGCTTTTAATGCCCCTTGGATAAAGGATTCTCTCATCTCATGCATGGCAGAGGCATCCTTTTTCCCCATAGCCCGACGCAAAATATCGGCTTTCCCAAGACTAAATCCAGCAAATCGCTGAGCTACCTGCATAACCTGCTCCTGATAGAGCATAATGCCATAGGTTGGAGCCAAAATATCCTCCAATACTGGATCCAGAACAGTCACTTCTTCCTGCCCATGCTTTCTTGCCACAAAATTATTGATATAGTCACTAGCACCTGGTCGATTTAGCGAAGTAGTCGCTACGACATCTTCAAAGCAGATAGGCTGAACGCGCTTGAGCAGGCGAATAGCACCAGGTTGCTCAAATTGAAAGATACCTTTTGTATTGCCAGAAGCAAATAAAGCTAACGTTTCTTTGTCTTCCAAATCGATTTCTTCTATTTTCAAGTGAATATCTTCTGTTTCAGCAAGCAACTCTTGCATTTTCTGAACAAAGGTCAAATTCCGTAGTCCCAGAAAATCCATCTTCAATAGCCCGCTAGATTCAACTCCATGTGCATCATACTGAGTCAGTGGAATTTCGTCACCATGCTTTAGTGGGATATAGTCTGTCAAATCTTGGTCACTGATTACAACACCAGCTGCATGGACAGAGGTTTGTCTTGGATATCCCTCAATCTTGCAGGCAATTTCAAAGGCTTTTTGGTATTCTAACTTACTATTGATTTGCTGACGAAACTGGAGATTCCCCTCATAGGCTGACTTGAGATTATCACGAAAACTGATTTTCTTGGTAATTGCAGATAATTCATACTCTGGCACACCAAAACGTTTCAAGACATCTCGGAGAGCTTGCTTAGCCCCAAAGGTAGAAAAAGTAACGATTTGAGCCGCATGTTTACTGCCATATTTATTACCAACATATCTGATAAAATCTGGACGATAAATATCTGGAATATCAATATCAATATCAGGCATGGTATAGCGTTCACGATTTAGGAAACGTTCAAAAATCAGATTTTTCTCTACTGGATCAATCCCTGTAATGTCTAAAGCATAGGAAACCAAGCTACCAACTGCGGAACCTCGTCCCATTCCCATATAATAGCCATTCGAACGTCCAAAACGCAACAAATCCCAGACAACCAAGAAATAATCATCAAAGCCCATATCATGAATAACAGCCAATTCTTGGTCTAGACGGTCTTGATATTCTTTACCAGTTAACCCCTTCTGAGCAAGCCCCGATTCAGCACGTTCTCTCAATTCTTCCACTGCTGGTCTAGACGGATTAAAACGAGGTAATTTTAAACTAGTATCCAAATCATAAGAAATAGCTGAAATAAGCTTTTCTAAGTTTTCCAAGGCTTGAGGAAAACATTCTTGGAATAGTTTCTCTAAAGAACTTGCTGATATAAAAACATCTTGTCTCGAACGCAAAGGAACTTCTCTGAGCGGTTGATTTTCTTTAATCGCTGTTAGTACTTGAAGAACTTCTCTATCCTTACTTTCAAATGCATTGACCCGATACAATGGCAAAATAGGATGATGAAATTCGCTTGCCAGTGTTTCTGGGTAAACACCAATATAGTAATCACAGCCTAGATTTAGCGACTCAAGCCCATCAAAATAAGGCACAATTACCGCAATATCCTCTAGGTACTGAGATAAAACTGACCAAGTTTTCTCCCCCTGCATCTTGGCTGTTGAAAGCTTCATCAACTGCTGATAGCCTACGCTAGATAGAGCTAAAAAGCGCAGATTCACATCCTTATCATCTACAAGCACATTCATTTCAAGCCCTAACAAAGGATGAATGCCATATTTTTTTGTAACCTCTAGAAAGTCGAAAGCCCCATAAAGATTGTCAATATCCATCACAGCCAGATGAGTGTAGCCATAGTCTTTTGCTACTCTCACATACTTGTCGATTGAAAT encodes the following:
- a CDS encoding DNA polymerase III subunit alpha, which codes for MIAQLDTKTVYSFMESVISIDKYVRVAKDYGYTHLAVMDIDNLYGAFDFLEVTKKYGIHPLLGLEMNVLVDDKDVNLRFLALSSVGYQQLMKLSTAKMQGEKTWSVLSQYLEDIAVIVPYFDGLESLNLGCDYYIGVYPETLASEFHHPILPLYRVNAFESKDREVLQVLTAIKENQPLREVPLRSRQDVFISASSLEKLFQECFPQALENLEKLISAISYDLDTSLKLPRFNPSRPAVEELRERAESGLAQKGLTGKEYQDRLDQELAVIHDMGFDDYFLVVWDLLRFGRSNGYYMGMGRGSAVGSLVSYALDITGIDPVEKNLIFERFLNRERYTMPDIDIDIPDIYRPDFIRYVGNKYGSKHAAQIVTFSTFGAKQALRDVLKRFGVPEYELSAITKKISFRDNLKSAYEGNLQFRQQINSKLEYQKAFEIACKIEGYPRQTSVHAAGVVISDQDLTDYIPLKHGDEIPLTQYDAHGVESSGLLKMDFLGLRNLTFVQKMQELLAETEDIHLKIEEIDLEDKETLALFASGNTKGIFQFEQPGAIRLLKRVQPICFEDVVATTSLNRPGASDYINNFVARKHGQEEVTVLDPVLEDILAPTYGIMLYQEQVMQVAQRFAGFSLGKADILRRAMGKKDASAMHEMRESFIQGALKAGHTAEKAEQVFDVMEKFAGYGFNRSHAYAYSALAFQLAYFKTHYPAIFYQVMLNSANSDYLTDALEAGFEVAPLSINTIPYHDKIANKSIYLGLKSIKGVSKDLALWIIENRPYSNIEDFIAKLPENYLKLPLLEPLVKVGLFDSFEKNRQKVFNNLSNLFEFVKELGSLFGDTIYSWQESEDWTEQEKFYMEQELLGIGVSKHPLQAIASKAIYPITPISNLSENSYAIILVEVQKIKVIRTKKGENMAFLQVDDSKKKLDVTFFSDLYRQIGQEVREGAFYYIKGKVQSRDGRLQMIAQEIREAVAERFWIQVKNHESDQEISRILDQYKGPIPVIIRYEEEQKTIVSPHHFVAKFNELEEKLNEIVMKTIYR